A genomic stretch from Candidatus Rokuibacteriota bacterium includes:
- a CDS encoding VOC family protein: MPEYRYDHIHLRSPDPNATARFFETMFGAEVTRDIYPPGTLYPGQMRVRMKVGGQTVLIAPPHPHEQTGPAPGFPHYGLEHFGLTVDNLDAAVTELRAKGAEIAVGPVMRNPGLYLAFVRGPEGVMVELVQR, from the coding sequence ATGCCCGAGTACCGTTACGACCATATCCATCTACGCAGCCCGGACCCGAATGCGACGGCGCGTTTCTTTGAGACGATGTTCGGGGCCGAAGTGACGCGGGATATCTATCCGCCGGGTACGCTCTATCCTGGGCAAATGCGGGTGCGCATGAAGGTGGGGGGACAGACCGTGCTGATCGCGCCACCGCATCCGCATGAGCAGACCGGTCCGGCCCCGGGGTTTCCGCACTACGGGCTGGAGCACTTTGGACTGACCGTGGACAATCTGGACGCGGCGGTGACGGAGCTGCGCGCCAAGGGAGCGGAGATCGCCGTCGGGCCGGTGATGCGCAACCCGGGCCTCTATCTCGCGTTCGTGCGCGGGCCGGAGGGGGTGATGGTGGAGCTGGTGCAGCGCTGA
- a CDS encoding NAD(P)-binding domain-containing protein, whose translation MASDPFAVYARRDFMRIAGSGLAVLAVAARPHVAVAQTAGSPLKIGMVGAGREGGALGTLFVKAGHPVMFSSRHPEELKGLVAGLGPLAQAGTVEQAIAFGDVVAIAIPYTAMEQIGKAHAGALAKKVLVIDVSNPIARRDGEDLVKWVGEQGGAGLVTAKLLPGAHIVRAFNAIGSRRLVELAHRPGEPVGVPIAGDDPKAISVAQSLIREIGFEPVLVGGLAMGRHLVPGTPLGGEHTPAEIRQIAGSLH comes from the coding sequence ATGGCAAGCGACCCCTTCGCTGTTTACGCGCGCCGGGATTTTATGCGCATTGCAGGGAGCGGCCTGGCAGTGCTCGCGGTCGCGGCTCGGCCGCACGTCGCCGTGGCGCAGACGGCTGGCTCGCCGTTGAAGATCGGCATGGTCGGTGCCGGACGTGAGGGCGGCGCGCTCGGCACGCTGTTCGTCAAGGCCGGCCACCCGGTGATGTTCTCGTCGCGCCATCCCGAGGAGCTGAAGGGCCTCGTCGCCGGCCTCGGGCCGCTCGCGCAGGCCGGCACGGTCGAGCAAGCGATTGCCTTCGGCGATGTCGTGGCGATCGCCATCCCCTACACCGCGATGGAGCAGATCGGCAAAGCTCATGCAGGCGCCCTCGCCAAGAAGGTGCTGGTGATCGATGTGAGCAATCCGATCGCGCGGCGCGACGGCGAGGACCTCGTCAAATGGGTCGGCGAGCAGGGGGGAGCCGGGCTGGTGACCGCCAAATTGCTGCCGGGCGCGCACATCGTCCGCGCGTTCAATGCGATCGGCTCTCGAAGGCTGGTCGAGCTCGCACATCGCCCGGGCGAGCCGGTCGGGGTGCCGATCGCGGGCGACGATCCGAAGGCGATCTCGGTCGCCCAGAGCCTCATTCGTGAGATCGGGTTCGAGCCCGTTCTCGTCGGCGGGCTGGCCATGGGCAGGCATCTGGTGCCGGGAACACCGCTCGGAGGCGAGCACACGCCGGCAGAGATTCGACAGATCGCCGGCAGCCTGCACTGA